The Toxotes jaculatrix isolate fToxJac2 chromosome 21, fToxJac2.pri, whole genome shotgun sequence genome includes a region encoding these proteins:
- the slc35g1 gene encoding solute carrier family 35 member G1 — translation MGDCNHCTYERPLSVEDDITVVFHKVDSHGTNSGDDHGECGDDERAAERIHLRSKCHVSCGYDDDAEEKQEARRSEDSLEGSEKKTLCPPAFCVRSKTASREGSAREDTEKPKGCPGFGLFYAFLSTVFFSIIALLVKTIQGLHAIEISAIRCFFQMLFVVPLLIYHKTGFLGPRDKRIYLVLRGFIGSNAMILLFYAVQQMPLADATVIMFSNPVFTSLLAWIFLKERCTIWDCVFTVFTLTGVILIARPPFLFGDHLGGIEGNYTNHIKGTIAAFAGAIAAAFTFVVLRKMGKSVHYYLSVWYYAVIGLIECIIVVSVLGEWKIPFCGRDRWMLMLIAVLGIAGQTFLTKALQIEKAGPVALMRTVDVVLAFIFQFIFFNRAPTLWSLGGALCVVVSTSGIAFKKWYTSSRKS, via the exons ATGGGCGACTGTAACCACTGTACATACGAGCGGCCTTTGTCGGTAGAGGACGACATTACCGTAGTGTTTCACAAAGTTGACAGCCATGGCACAAACAGCGGCGACGACCACGGCGAGTGTGGCGATGATGAACGGGCAGCCGAGCGGATTCACTTGCGAAGTAAGTGTCATGTGTCGTGCGGTTACGACGATGATGCTGAGGAGAAGCAGGAAGCCAGAAGGAGCGAAGATTCACTGGAAGGCAGCGAGAAGAAAACGCTGTGTCCGCCGGCGTTTTGCGTCCGGAGCAAAACTGCATCCCGGGAAGGAAGCGCGAGAGAAG acacagaaaagccAAAAGGATGTCCAGGTTTTGGTTTGTTCTATGCTTTCTTGTCCACAGTTTTCTTCTCCATCATTGCCCTCTTGGTGAAAACCATCCAGGGACTCCACGCCATAGAAATCAGCGCCATACGCTGCTTCTTCCAGATGCTCTTTGTTGTGCCGTTACTCATCTACCACAA GACAGGTTTCCTTGGTCCCAGAGATAAACGTATATATCTGGTGCTTCGGGGTTTCATTGGTTCCAATGCCATGATCCTGCTCTTCTATGCCGTTCAACAGATGCCCTTAGCAGATGCCACTGTCATCATGTTCAG TAATCCGGTCTTTACCTCGCTTTTGGCTTGGATCTTCCTGAAGGAGAGATGTACAATCTGGGACTGTGTCTTCACAGTTTTTACCCTCACCGGAGTCATTCTTATCGCCCGACCGCCATTCCTCTTTGGCGACCATCTAGGTGGCATTGAGGGCAACTACACTAACCACATCAAGGGGACTATTGCTGCATTTGCAG GAGCGATCGCTGCTGCCTTTACTTTTGTTGTCCTTCGCAAGATGGGGAAGAGCGTCCATTACTACCTCTCTGTTTGGTACTATGCTGTCATCGGGTTGATCGAGTGCATCATCGTTGTATCCGTCCTTGGGGAATGGAAAATCCCGTTCTGTGGCCGTGATCGCTGGATGCTGATGTTGATCGCTGTCCTGGGTATCGCTGGTCAGACCTTCCTGACGAAGGCCCTGCAGATTGAAAAGGCTGGACCTGTGGCCCTGATGAGGACTGTGGATGTGGTGCTGGCGTTCATCTtccaatttattttctttaaccGTGCACCGACCTTGTGGAGCCTCGGAGGGGCGCTGTGCGTAGTGGTGAGCACTAGTGGAATAGCATTTAAGAAGTGGTACACCAGCTCTCGCAAGAGCTGA
- the lgi1b gene encoding leucine-rich glioma-inactivated protein 1b yields MGYPGRAVRRWRGWTLLVWVVAVSLVVADGRRVRQPRCPSGCICTKDNALCENVRSVPHTFPSDVFSISFVKSGFNEITGGSFVHTPALHLLLFTANSFDIIDEDAFLGLPHLEYLFIENNKIASISPFAFRGLKALIHLSLAYNNLETLPKDVFKGMDALTKVDLRGNNLICDCKLKWLVEWMHHTNATLDEIYCSGPPIHQGKKINDLLPHSFDCITAEFAPYQSLKFESISVEAFTFGKDQYVVFPQPFAGTCSFLEWDHVEMTFRTYDTIESTSTVVCKPMVIDNHLFVIVAQLFGGSHIYKRDTSANKFIKIQDIDILKIRKPNDIETFMIDGESFFVIADSSKAGSTTVYKWNGNGFYSHQSLHPWYRDTDVEYLEISNKPHLILSSSSQRPVVYQWNRSQKQFDRRTDIPEMEDVFSVKHFRVKGDLFICLTRFIGDSKVMRWDGAMFKEVQTFPSRGSMVFQPVSIGKWQYAILGSDYSLTQVYQWDTKRGQFLPSQELNIQAPRAFSVVSIDDRVFLLASSFKGKTQIYEHLMIDLSN; encoded by the exons ATGGGATACCCGGGCAGAGCAGTGAGAAGATGGAGAGGATGGACGCTCTTGGTTTGGGTCGTCGCTGTCAGCTTGGTTGTAGCAGACGGACGGAGAGTGAGGCAGCCGAGATGTCCCTCTGGATGTATTTGCACCAAAGATAATGCCCTGTGTGAGAATGTAAGATCCGTGCCTCACACTTTCCCCTCCGACGTCTTTTCAAT ATCTTTTGTCAAGTCTGGATTTAATGAAATCACAGGGGGAAGCTTTGTTCACACGCCTGCCCTGCATCTGCT GTTGTTTACAGCAAACTCCTTTGACATCATTGATGAAGATGCATTCCTTGGTTTACCGCATCTTGAATATCT ATTTattgaaaataacaaaattgCGTCGATATCTCCATTTGCATTCCGGGGCCTGAAAGCACTGATACATCT GAGTCTGGCTTACAACAATCTTGAGACGCTGCCCAAGGATGTCTTCAAGGGCATGGATGCTTTGACCAAAGT GGATCTACGAGGCAACAACCTGATATGTGACTGCAAACTCAAATGGCTGGTGGAGTGGATGCACCACACCAATGCCACCCTGGATGAGATCTACTGCAGTGGCCCGCCCATTCACCAGGGGAAGAAGATCAATGACCTGTTGCCACACTCTTTTGATTGCATCACAGCAG AGTTTGCCCCCTATCAGTCGCTGAAGTTCGAGTCCATTTCAGTCGAGGCCTTCACCTTCGGTAAAGATCAGTATGTTGTGTTCCCCCAGCCGTTTGCTGGGACGTGCAGCTTCCTGGAATGGGATCACGTTGAGATGACCTTCAGAACCTATGACACCATTGAAA GCACCTCCACAGTGGTCTGCAAGCCCATGGTGATCGACAACCACCTCTTTGTCATCGTGGCCCAGTTGTTTGGGGGCTCACACATTTACAAGCGTGACACCTCCGCCAACAAGTTCATCAAGATCCAGGACATTGACATCCTGAAGATTCGCAAACCCAACGACATCGAGACGTTCATGATCGATGGGGAGTCTTTCTTTGTCATCGCCGACAGCTCTAAG GCCGGCTCCACAACAGTGTACAAATGGAACGGCAACGGCTTCTACTCCCACCAGTCACTCCACCCGTGGTACCGGGACACAGATGTAGAATATTTAGAGATCTCCAACAAACCTCACCTGATCTTGTCCAGCAGCTCCCAGAGGCCTGTTGTGTACCAGTGGAACAGGAGCCAGAAACAGTTTGACCGCAGGACTGACATACCAGAGATGGAGGACGTCTTCTCCGTCAAACACTTTCGGGTCAAAG GTGATCTGTTTATATGCTTAACAAGATTCATCGGGGACTCCAAGGTGATGCGCTGGGACGGTGCCATGTTCAAGGAGGTCCAGACATTTCCGTCCCGTGGCTCTATGGTGTTCCAGCCTGTCTCCATTGGCAAGTGGCAGTATGCCATCTTGGGCAGCGATTACTCACTGACGCAGGTCTACCAGTGGGACACCAAGAGGGGCCAGTTTCTCCCATCTCAGGAGCTGAATATCCAGGCGCCTCGAGCATTTTCTGTGGTTTCCATTGATGACCGGGTGTTCCTGCTCGCATCCAGCTTCAAGGGAAAAACTCAGATATACGAGCACCTCATGATTGATTTGAGTAATTAA